Part of the bacterium genome is shown below.
ACTTCTCGAAGGATTCGAGATCCTTCGGTTCCTGCCCACAAGCCCTGCAGAAGGCCCCGTAGTCCATGGGTTGGATATGCAAGAGCTTGGTGGCGCGACCATAGAGCGGAGCTGCACGGTGAAGGAACAGATCGTGCATCATCCGGGTGCTTGACCCGGCCAGTATCAGCAGACAGCGGTCAGGCTGAGAATGGTCTAGCCACCTTTGCAACTGACTCGGCAAAGAACTGTCAACGGCGGTCAGGTAAGGAAACTCGTCAATACAAAGAGACCACGGTCTTTTCTGAAGCGCAAGGATCTCCAATAGCTCAGGCCAGGTCTTAGGTGTGATCTTTGTCTCCAGGTGTGGCTTTAGGTCCTGATAGACCTGCCGAATCTGCAATTCCCGTGGGGCCTCTATAGCCTGGGTGTAAAGCCCTTGCCGGCCTTGCAGCCATCTGTGGAGTAGACGAGTCTTCCCTACACGTCGTCGACCGTAGAGCACAAGCAGCCCTCCGCGCTCGGCCGCCCTGTCCAGCTCGCGCAGTTCTGCCTCCCTATCTACAAAATCCAGCCTCATGGGAAAACTTTGGCCTCAGGAGTGATGTTTGTCAAGCATTATGTATCCAAATCATAACTAAAGGGGGACGTAAAGGGGGACGTAGTTCCGATATTTCCGTTGTCAGGCTAAAGGGGGACGTCAGGCTGGCTATGTTGTGGCTTTCCTCTTTCGGCCCCTCCCCCCCGGGGGCCAGCGCAGGGAGCAAGAGCACAGGGCGGTCAGGTTTTGCGCCAGTCTGCACATGCCAGGGACCTGGCAAAATTTTGTAAACTACCCCACGGGCTCCAGGGGCCCCGAGGGTGTGTTCCATGGAGTGATCAGGTCTGGGCAGGATCCAGAGCAACGAGACCTTCGACCGGGGGGCGGGGGCAGTTGTAGATTTATCTCCACTGGACAAGCGGCACTGCTTTTTAAAGGCCTTGGTTGGGAGCAGGAACTATCCAGGAAATAACGGAAATATCGGAACTACGTCCCCCTTTTCTTTGCAACCTCCCAGATCAGCTCAAGGGGGACGGTTGTAATTCGCTCATCTAAGGAGTAGCGCTCATGGCCTGGGTACACGACCCAGAGGTGGTCAAGTCCTAGGTCCCGGACAGCAATGTGCATGGAGCGGTTGGTTCCCGGGGCATCAGCATACTTGAATTCAAATCCGTACCTTTTGCCCTTGATCATGAGGAGCAGATCCAACTCTGCCCCGGCGTGCGTTCGCCAGAAATATATGTCGCGGGTCTCGAAGGCGGCCACAACTTGTTCCAGGGCAAAACCCTCCCAGGAGGCCCCCAGCTTGGGGTGCCCTAGCAGATCCTCAAGGCTGTTCAATTGAAGAAGTGCATGCAGGATTCCGCTGTCGCGAATGTAGATCTTGGGGGCCTTGATCTGCCTCTTTCCGATATTCTCAAACCAGGGGGGCAAGACCCTCACCATGTAGGCCCCAGCCAGGATATCAAGGTAGCGGCGGGCTGTGTGCTCCGAGGTCCCGAGCGATCGGGCAAACTCCGCTCCGTTCCATACCTGGCCATGGTAATGAGCAACCATGCTCCAGAATCTTCTAAGGGTCTCAGCAGGAATGGTTATACCTAGCTGTGGGATATCCCTCTCAAGAAAGGTGCGAACAAAGTCCTGCCGCCACATCATGCTGGCCGCATCGTGGGGGGCCAGAAATGAGCGCGGGAATCCCCCGCGTGCCCAAAGAAGGTTTCGGTTTTCTTGGCCCACCTCACTTAAGTTGAATCCGGAGAGGTCCACAAAACCTATGCGGCCAGCCAGGGATTCGGAGATACCCCTGACTAGGTGTGGGGAGGCTGAACCCAGCAAGAGAAATCGGGCCTGGTTCTCAAAGCGGTCCACCAGGACCCTCAACAGTTCCAACAGATCCGGACGCCTCTGCACCTCGTCTATGATGACAAGCCCGGTCAGCGACTCCAGCGCCCTCATTGGGGCCGAGAGGCGACGCACATCCAGAGGATCTTCCAGATCGAAATAGACGGAAGGCTCTTGCTTCCCGAGGATCCGTGCAAGTGTTGTCTTCCCGCATTGGCGGGGCCCCAAAAGAGCCGCAACTGGATGGACTTGGAAGACCTGTCTTATGTGCTCAAGCGCACGTGGCCGCGGAATCATGAATGCATATTATCATTGAAAATCGGAATGTCAACTTCAAATTTTCTAGGAAAAAGCGAAAAGGGGGACGTAGTTCCGATATTTCCGTTGATAGGTTGGGATAGTGTTAATAGCTTCCTCTTTGGATTTCCAAGGGCAGGAAAGGGCGCAGGTATCGTTTTTCGAGAAAATAACGGAAATATCGGAACTACGTCCCCTTCTTTTTGACCTGGAGCCAGTTGAGGATCAACCTGGAAAAGGTTTCGAAGTCTTGGAGTTCTTGGAGACTTTCGAAGAGCCTGCGGGCGTCCAGTTCATTGGGCAGGTAGTCGTGGAGGATTCTGTTTCGAAATGCCGGCATTTTCTTGATCTTTTCGGCAAAGTCCTTGGGTAGGATCCCTGCCTCACCAAGGGCAACTATGGCCTCCGATTCGCTCTCGCGTATCTTCCAGAGGGAAAGGGCCGATGCGATGTGGGCGCAAACGCGGGTTACGTCCTGGATGGCGCATGCAAGGCTGAACTTGATCGCCTTTATTGGAATGGCATTTTCCTTCTTGAGAAAAAACTCAGGGCTCGATACGGGAATTGAACGGATATCCTCAAGCTGTCTGAGCATGTTGTCGAGGTATTCGAGGATTCGTTCTTTTCGGAGCAGGTCCGTAGGTCTTATCATTCGCCTCTTATCCGCTGGATGAGCAAAGAGCGATACTCTTCGATGTAAGGCTTTAGCTGGAAATATCTCAGCATCACACGGGTTTCGAAATCCACCCTTTCGAGGTCGTCTCTGCAAAAAAGGAGAGTTCCCCCTTTGAGGATTTCGTGCTGAAAGACAAGGGGAAGGGCGTTCAAGATGCGGAGATCGATCTCCGCTGTTCGAAGGGCGGAGATCAGGGTTCCGGTCAAGTCAGCCTCTCTCTTCAGATATTGTTCGGTCGTGGAAGGCCTGAGGTACACGGCTATATCGATGTCGCTTTGCGGCGTTGTATCGCCCCGCGCGGCCGAGCCAAAAAGATAGGCGAAGAGCACATCATCTTCGTGGACGAGGGCCTCTTTTATGCTCTGGAAAAGGGATGGGAAGTCCTTCATGTGAGAATCCTGCGAGAGAGGACACCGTTTCGCCGATTCCTTTCCCTTTCGGGAGGTGAACTCAACCCATGGGATCCGGAAATTGGGCCACTGTGCGAGCTCAACATAGCATTTCGGCAAGGTAGGTGTCAACGAGCGTCCTTGAAAAAAAAGGGACGTAGTTCCGATATTTCCGTTGATAGGCTGGCTATAGCGTGGTAGATTCCCTGATATGCCGCGGGGGCCAAGATTGGACACTGAAGGGGCGCTGCACCACGTGATGGTGCGGGGCCTGGAGTCACGTGAGATCTTTCTCTCGGAGGAGGATCGTAAGGACATAGTCCATCGGCTGACCGAGATTGCTCCCAAGACAGGCACTGTGATCTATGCTTGGAGCTTACTATCAAACCATTTCCACTTGCTTTTGCGCACGGGCAAGGATTCCATATCCAAAGTCATGCGTCGTCTTCTGACCGGCTATGCCGTTTCCTTCAACCGCCGTCACAAACGTGTCGGGCATCTATTTCAGAATAGGTACAAATCGATCCTGGTGGAGGAGGAGCCTTATTTTCTTCAACTGGTCCGTTACATCCATCTGAATCCATTGAGGGCGGGGCTGGTGATGGATGTGAATGCACTGGACAACTGGCCCTGGAGTGGGCACAGCGCCTTGATGGGCAGGAAAGAGTATGCGTTTCAAGACAAGGAGTATGTTCTTTCAAGATTCGGGCGCACAAGGGCCGAAGCCTGTCGTGCATATAGGGAATTTGTGGTTGCTGGGATTCATGAGGGGCGCCGTCCGGATTTGACCGGTGGGGGACTGATTCGCAGTCTTGGTGGTAGAGGGGCAAGCCGGGGGGTGCCTCGTAGAGGGCGGGAGCGGTGGGCTTATGATGAACGGGTGCTTGGCAGCAGCGAGTTTGTGATGGAGGTGTTGGAAGAGACAAGAAAGCGGCAGTGTTACGATCCACCAAGGTCTGAACAGAGGAAGGAGACGCTGGACCATATCATTGCCAGGGTTGGGACTAAATTGGGGTTAAGTCGAGAAGAGATCACAGGAGGGAGTCGGCGAAGGGCTGTTGCAACAGGCAGGTATCTGGTCGGCTATTTGGCAGTTGGCAAACACGGACATCCGGTAGCCGAAGTTGCCAGGGAATTGAAGGTATCGAGTCAGAGTGTTTTAAGGGCATTAGAGAAAGGACCCCAATTGCTCAAAGACCTTGGTTGGGAGGAGAAACGATCCAGAAAATAACGGAAATATCGGAACTACGTCCCCCTTTTTTATTAGGGAATTCTTAAAAACCCCGCCGAGGAGAAGTGCTGGTCGAATGTGAATGCCCTTTGGATGTTGTTGGCATGCATTGTCGCGAAGCTTACCGCATCGGTGTAGCTATAATCCTGATCCGTGCATTTGCGCAGGATCTCGATGGCCGATGCCTCTGTGGCCTCATTGGACAGCACTTTAGTGGTCCTAGGACTGGTCTCGATGGAGTCTAGGAAGGTCATTGCAGCTGTGTGGCCTAGAGCTCGCCGCAGCAGGATATAGGTCTCGGCCACGACCAGATTTGTGGTAAGGAATTGACAGCGCATATGTAGGTCTTTGAAGATTTCCACGGCCTCGCGGTGATGTGCGTCCGACCGGTTTGCCAGTGCCACCCAGGCAGCCGTGTCAACGAAGATTGTTTCCATCAGGTAAGCTCCCAAGGCCGCTTAAATACTCGTCGTGTTTCTCTGAGAGGTCTTTGTGCCCCGAGTCCCCCAGACCCACGACTCTTAGAATAGGGTCCTCCTCCGGCGGAAGTTTGGCAAGAAAACTCTCTATGCACTCTCGAATGATGGCTGCCTTGGATCGCTTCCGGAGCTTGGAGAGATACGTCAAGGCCCGATTTTGCTCTGGGTCCAAATAAAGTTGAATGGCTATTTTTTGCATGTCATCATTTTCCATATATAATGAGATGCTATTAGTAATTATGATATATATTTGCACGGTTGTCAATCGCCCAAAAGAGGGGGACGTAGTTCCGATAATTCCGTTATCAGGTTGGCCTTGGCGAGCATGATTTCACGCTGTGGAACAGGGGAGGCGGATTGGGCCTCTTGCGCTGGCCGGTGGACGGCTCCATGGGGCATGGCGAGGCTATGCCAAAGTTAATCCCATCAGGTGCCTGGGGCGATGGGTTTAAAAAGTTCCTACAATCCCGTTCATCCAGGAAGAGGTCCTTCTTCCGACCACCGTGCCATCACATGATGCAGCACCCGTGGTGCCCTTCACCATGTGATGGTGAGGGGTTTGTGTCAGTGCGCGGGCAGGGAGCCCATATCCAGGTTCCTGCGTTGTCTTGTTTCATTCAACCAGTGCCATAAGCGTGTGGGGCATCTGTTTCAGGACAGTGAGAAATGAAACATCATCTAGGTCCATTGAGGGTGGGGCTGGTTGCAGATATGTTTGCAATGGTCAACGGCCCTGCTTGAAGACCTTGGTTGGGAGGGGAAACGATCCAGAAAATAACGGAAATATCGGAACTACGTCCCCCTTTTTGATGCAGCACCCGTGGTGCCCTTCACCATGTGATGGTGAGGAGTTTGTGTCAGTGCGCGGGCAGGGAGCCCATATCCAGGTTCATGCGTTGTCTTGTTTCATTCAACCAGTGCCATAAGCGTGTGGGG
Proteins encoded:
- a CDS encoding ATP-binding protein codes for the protein MIPRPRALEHIRQVFQVHPVAALLGPRQCGKTTLARILGKQEPSVYFDLEDPLDVRRLSAPMRALESLTGLVIIDEVQRRPDLLELLRVLVDRFENQARFLLLGSASPHLVRGISESLAGRIGFVDLSGFNLSEVGQENRNLLWARGGFPRSFLAPHDAASMMWRQDFVRTFLERDIPQLGITIPAETLRRFWSMVAHYHGQVWNGAEFARSLGTSEHTARRYLDILAGAYMVRVLPPWFENIGKRQIKAPKIYIRDSGILHALLQLNSLEDLLGHPKLGASWEGFALEQVVAAFETRDIYFWRTHAGAELDLLLMIKGKRYGFEFKYADAPGTNRSMHIAVRDLGLDHLWVVYPGHERYSLDERITTVPLELIWEVAKKRGT
- a CDS encoding HepT-like ribonuclease domain-containing protein; this translates as MIRPTDLLRKERILEYLDNMLRQLEDIRSIPVSSPEFFLKKENAIPIKAIKFSLACAIQDVTRVCAHIASALSLWKIRESESEAIVALGEAGILPKDFAEKIKKMPAFRNRILHDYLPNELDARRLFESLQELQDFETFSRLILNWLQVKKKGT
- a CDS encoding nucleotidyltransferase domain-containing protein — translated: MKDFPSLFQSIKEALVHEDDVLFAYLFGSAARGDTTPQSDIDIAVYLRPSTTEQYLKREADLTGTLISALRTAEIDLRILNALPLVFQHEILKGGTLLFCRDDLERVDFETRVMLRYFQLKPYIEEYRSLLIQRIRGE
- a CDS encoding transposase, with the translated sequence MDTEGALHHVMVRGLESREIFLSEEDRKDIVHRLTEIAPKTGTVIYAWSLLSNHFHLLLRTGKDSISKVMRRLLTGYAVSFNRRHKRVGHLFQNRYKSILVEEEPYFLQLVRYIHLNPLRAGLVMDVNALDNWPWSGHSALMGRKEYAFQDKEYVLSRFGRTRAEACRAYREFVVAGIHEGRRPDLTGGGLIRSLGGRGASRGVPRRGRERWAYDERVLGSSEFVMEVLEETRKRQCYDPPRSEQRKETLDHIIARVGTKLGLSREEITGGSRRRAVATGRYLVGYLAVGKHGHPVAEVARELKVSSQSVLRALEKGPQLLKDLGWEEKRSRK
- a CDS encoding PIN domain-containing protein, encoding METIFVDTAAWVALANRSDAHHREAVEIFKDLHMRCQFLTTNLVVAETYILLRRALGHTAAMTFLDSIETSPRTTKVLSNEATEASAIEILRKCTDQDYSYTDAVSFATMHANNIQRAFTFDQHFSSAGFLRIP
- a CDS encoding CopG family transcriptional regulator — translated: MQKIAIQLYLDPEQNRALTYLSKLRKRSKAAIIRECIESFLAKLPPEEDPILRVVGLGDSGHKDLSEKHDEYLSGLGSLPDGNNLR